In Rattus norvegicus strain BN/NHsdMcwi chromosome 1, GRCr8, whole genome shotgun sequence, a genomic segment contains:
- the LOC134485089 gene encoding sperm motility kinase Y-like, translated as MTEANIMRKINHPNIVSLLQVIENKTRIYLIMELVEGQQLYQYIRESGHIEEDEAWQIFEQILSAVSYCHGKGIVHRDLKVDNIMIDKNKKVKVIDFGLSTETQPGQMLNQHCGAYSFGFPERFLGLLYDGIKNDMWTIGVVLYYMVVGKLPFDSVIIQELQKQVVAGVYPAPCGVSEELENLLSQLLTVNPMYRPTASEVMKHAWFKEHGKRFTVRCEELLPLRPDPEILGAMKCMGFQASVIKYSLIKRKYNEEMATYCFLQQQALPGYGCTAQAQQVSPIAAPFPSLDPAAAFRLQRKRSGSLPVLDTLQVSFSQGHVSHYGQKVHTKGGRRSTVAGRLRPLPMTPTQDHYHKCAMSVPYIQTTSIFSEKSSNKEIKEDNLLSHRAPLEDKPISSRVRHRGFKGWTRNIANALIKLCCCLPRRKKPRLGQNRISPQK; from the coding sequence atgacagaagcaaacataatgagaaagatcaaccaccccaacattgtttctctcttacaagtcattgaaaacaaaactagaatatacctcataatggagctggtggaaggccaacaactctaccagtacatcagagagtcagggcacatagaggaggatgaggcctggcaaatatttgaacagatattatcagcagtgagctactgccatggaaaggggattgttcaccgagacctgaaagtggacaatataatgattgataaaaacaaaaaggtcaaagtcatcgactttgggcttagcaccgaaacacaacctggacaaatgctaaaccagcactgcgGTGCGTATTCTTTTGGTTTCCCGGAAcgcttccttggacttctgtatgacgggataaagaatgatatgtggacaataggagtggtcttgtattatatggtagtgggaaagctcccatttgattctgtgatcatccaagaattacaaaaacaagttgttgcaggggtgtatcctgccccctgtggggtttcagaagaactggagaacctccttagtcaattactaacagtaaatccaatgtatagaccaacagccagcgaggtgatgaaacacgcctggttcaaagaacacgggaAGAGGTTCACAGTTCGctgtgaagaactgcttcccctcaggccagaccctgaaattttgggtgcgatgaaatgcatgggatttcaagcctctgtaataaaatactccctaataaaaagaaaatataatgaggaaatggcaacttattgcttcctacaacagcaggctctcccggggtatggctgcacagcccaggcacagcaagtgagtcccattgcagccccatttcctagccttgatcctgctgctgcttttagattacaaagaaagaggagtggaagcctgccagtccttgacaccttgcaggtgtcattctcccaaggtcacgtatctcattatggccagaaggttcatacaaaaggaggaagaaggtccactgtggctggtcgtctcaggccactaccgatgacacctacacaggaccactatcacaaatgtgccatgagtgtcccatacattcaaacaacaagcatcttcagtgagaagagtagcaacaaggaaataaaagaagataatctactctcccacagagccccattagaggataagcccatctccagcagggtccggcacagaggttttaaggggtggaccaggaatatagcaaatgccctgataaagctttgttgctgcttgccaaggagaaagaaacctcgcctggggcagaacagaatctcaccccagaaatga